The genomic stretch CCACGAGGCAGAGGCAGAACAGGATGCCGAACTCACCTGCCGCCGCCGAGAACACATAGTCGGCATGGGCGTCGGGGATGACCTTCTTGGCCAGCGATTCACCCGGGCCGCGGCCGAACCAGCCGCCCTCGAGCAACGAGTTGAGCGCCTTGTCGACCTGATAGGTGTTACCGCCTTCCGGGTTGACGAAGCTGTCGATGCGCTTGGCGAAGTGCGGAAAGAACATGTAGGCGGCGAACAGCAGACCTACCCCGGCGGCGCCGAGCCCGAAGATCACGAACCACGAGATCCCGGAAAGGAACAGCAGCACGCCCCAGGTGGCGAGGATCAGCGCCGTCTGCCCGATATCGGGCTGCAGCAGCAGTCCGGCGACGATCGACAGCATGATCAGGGTCGCGATGATCCGCGCCGGTATGCCCGGCCGCTTCATGCTCTCGGAGAACAGCCACGCCCCGATGACGGCGAAGGCCGGCTTCACGAACTCGGAGGGCTGCACGGTATTGCCGGCGATCGACACCCAGCGCTTGGCGCCCTTCACCTCGACACCGAAGCGCAGCGTCAGCCACAACAGGATGATCGAGACCACCAGCACGCCGAGCGCCGCGATGCGCGCCGCCCGATGCGGCAGCAGCGACGTCGCGATCATCACCGGCACGGCCAGCGCCGCAAAGATCGCCTGGCGGATGATGAAGTGCCAGGGACCGAGCCCCAGGCGCTCCGCCACCGGCGGGCTCGCGGCAAAGCTCAGCAGCACGCCGACCAGCAGCAGCAGGATCAGCCCCGCCAGCAGCGACTTGTCGATCGTCCACCACCACTCGGCAATGGGGGTCTTGCGCTCGCGTGAAAACATTGACGACGCCGCCGCAACCGGACGGCCTCCCGTACGCACAACTAGATGCAAATTGTAGCGCCGGGTTGGTTACCAAGTTCGCAACGAGGCTCGCGTTTTGCGAGTCGGGTGTCTGGGAGCGAGAAAGGTGACAACGCGGCTAGGAGGTTGGTAGAGACTCTGTGCCCCCACCCCTCACCCGTCTCGGCCTGACGGCCGATCCACCCTCTCCCCGACGGGGAGAGGAAGAGAGGTGATCGCCGCGCTCTACGGATTCTTCTCCCCGACGGGGAGAAGGTGGCGCGTAGCGCCGGATGAGGGGAAAGCCACGATGGCGGAGAGGCGAGCGGGACCAGTAGCGCAACTTGGCGGAGCGGACGTCCACAGGCGCCGCGCCGCCTCCACTCCGCTAGCGAACACGCTTACCGCAGCTTCAGCGAGCTCAGCCCGATCAGCGCCAGAACGAAGCTGATGATC from Devosia sp. A16 encodes the following:
- a CDS encoding FtsW/RodA/SpoVE family cell cycle protein, producing the protein MFSRERKTPIAEWWWTIDKSLLAGLILLLLVGVLLSFAASPPVAERLGLGPWHFIIRQAIFAALAVPVMIATSLLPHRAARIAALGVLVVSIILLWLTLRFGVEVKGAKRWVSIAGNTVQPSEFVKPAFAVIGAWLFSESMKRPGIPARIIATLIMLSIVAGLLLQPDIGQTALILATWGVLLFLSGISWFVIFGLGAAGVGLLFAAYMFFPHFAKRIDSFVNPEGGNTYQVDKALNSLLEGGWFGRGPGESLAKKVIPDAHADYVFSAAAGEFGILFCLCLVALIGFIVVKALIGAQQQSSLFARLAASTLAIQFGLQCSINLAVNLNLIPPKGMTLPFVSYGGTSMLAIAFAMGLMLALTRKKPEERLATGLPVYRSGVLSPAE